DNA from Papio anubis isolate 15944 chromosome 1, Panubis1.0, whole genome shotgun sequence:
ggcCACAGATCCTGTGATTTCAGATCTGGTTGTGGCCTTCTATGCTCCAGTAGTCTCACTCAGGGACCCTGCCCCAGCCTGTTACTTTGAGGAAAGCCTTCTTCACATCTTTGTTTCTGAGGCTGTAGATTATGGGGTTGAGAAAGGCAGAGATGACATTGTAGAACAGAGCCAGTATCTTGTCCCTCTCTGGGGAGGCACTGGCCCCAGGGTTCATGTACATAAACATGGCTGGTCCACAGAACATGGTGACCACAGTGATGTGGGATGCACAGGTGAAGAAGGCCTTGAGTCGACCCTGGGCTGAGTGGATTTTCAAGATAGTGGCAAAGATGCAGACATAAGAGgacagaatgaaggaaagaggtaTCAGGAGAAGGATGAAGCCCAGGATGAAATCTACTTGGTCATTGAGGGATGTGTCTGCACAGGTTAGCTTCAGAACAGCAGGGACCTCACAGAAAAAGTGGTTGATCTCATTGGGACCACAGTAGGGCAGGCACATGGTGAAGACAGTATAGACTAGGGAACAGCTGACACCCCACAGTCCACAAAAGACTATCATTGCTCCACATAGCCATGGACTCATAATAACCTTGTATCTGAGTGGGTAGCAGATGGCCACATATCTATCATAAGCCATGACAGAGAACAGCCAGCCTTCAGTGATTCCCAAAACCAAGAAGATGTACATCTGGGACACACATCCAACATAGGAGATAATTTTCTTCTGGCAGACCAGATGCACCAACATCTGGGGCACAGTAGTGGTAACGTAGCTCATGTCCAGCATGGAAAGGGCACTAAGGAGGAAGTACATGGGTGTGTGGAGGTGGGAGTCAAGGTGGATCAAGATGACAATGAGCCCATTGCCCACAAGTGTAGAGAGgtagaggaagagaaagatgttGAAGAGGATTGCATTAATTCGGGAATCCCTGGAGAAACCCAGAAGGATGAACTCAGACACGAAGCTGTGGTTATCCCAGAAGTCTTCCATTCTCCTTCAGCTGCAGAAAGAGAAATGGAGCTACTAGTGGTCCAGTTTAGACCACTGCactacatgcctgtagtcccagctactcagggggctgaggcaggagaatcatttgaacccaggaggcagaggttgcagtgagccgagatcgtgccactgcactccagcctgggtgacagagcaagacttcatctcaaaaaataataataataataatagaaagaaggTGAGGAGAGGCAAGTGAGGATTctcttttgctattttaaatgaacaaaagagCATTGATATTTTATGGATATTGCAAAGGcactttattgatattttatgGATATTGCAAAGGCACTTGATAAATCTTAGGACACatttcatttgataaaatttgactTCCATTAAAAAAGACCTTTTGGTATTTTGAAGTTTAGCAACTCTGAAAAACCTGAGAAAGTAACAAAGATTTGGATGTGGTTCTCTTTCCAGTGCCTTCCTCATACAGGCTTTCACAGATCCTTGGTCACCTCGCTGTATTAGTTGCCAGGGCTGTCATCAAAGTAGCACAAATAGaggggcttaaaacaacagaaattgagtTGCTTCATTTTAAATCTTCACAACCCTTGCCAGAACTTCTTGTTGTCCATCTTTTTGATGATAGTCATTCTAGTAGTTATCATGTGgcatctcattatagttttgatttgcattgttcTGCAGGCTAATAATATGGAacacttttcatatgcttactgaCCATTTGTTTCTTTGGCTTAGAGAAGTggctattcaaatcctttgcccatttttaaactgaattatctttttattattgagtaatGAGTTGTTCACGTATTCTGTTAGTTGatgcaaaagcaaaagcaattgtcattacttttaatggcaaaacccacaattactaatagatactagacccttatcagatatatgatttctaacattctctctcattctttgGGTCATCTTTTCACGTTTTTAATGGTGtccttaaaaacacaaaagtattcTAATTTTGATGGAGTCcaacttatctttttctttagttgtttttGGTTTAAGTGTTGTATCTAAGGGTTTATTTATAGACTTTCAATTATATTCTATTGATCTCCCTGAATTATTTTTGCAACTCCGCCATAGacatatgtgttttttttctgggctcacaattctattttgtttatctacaTGTCTATGCTTGTACCAGTATCACATAGTCTTGATTCATCTAGCTTTGtagcaagttttgaaattgggaagagTGAGCTCTCTTAACTTTGCTCTTCTTCAAGATCGTGTTGTCTATTCTGGATCTCTTGaattatgtaaattttagaaacagcttgtcaatttctttcAAAAAGGTAACTGGAGTTTTCACAGGGATGTGTTAAATCTGTAGCTTTTTGGGGAGAATATTgccatattaacaatattaagtctccTGATTGATGGACATGAGCtgtctttctgttcttttaggTTATCTTTAATGTCTGTCAATGATGTTTAGTAGTTTTCAGTGTCCAAGTCCTGCactgcttttgttattttttcctagatattttattatttttgatgctattagaGTAGATGGACTTGTTTTCCTaatatcattttgaatttttctttgctaGTATATAGAACTACAACTGatatttgtatattgatcttatattctgaaaccttgctgaacttattagttctaacagttgtTGTGAGTACAAATTCTGTAGAATTTCTATATATGGCAAACAGAAATCTTCCATTTCGAATCTgggtgctttaaaaaatttttttcttacataattgCCCTGACTAGAACCTCTAGTACAATGTTTAATAGCAGTAGTGAGAGTGGACATTCTTATCTTACTACAGGTCTTAGAAGGAAAGCTTTCAATCTTTCACCAATAACTATGATGTTAGCTGCAAGTTTTTTATACAAGCCCTTTATTAGGTTAAATAAGTTCATTTTTAGTCCTAAATTATTGAATGCTTTTAATGAAAGAGTGTTGTATTACGTGAAATGGTTTCTCTGTATCCTCTGCCAGGATTATCAAGCTTTTTGCCTTTTATTCCATTAACATGATATTTATATTGATGAATGTTTTAGATGTTGAATCAACCTTCCATTCCTTGGATGAATCACAGTTAGTCATGGCATATGACTTTACGTGTTGCTAGATTCAGTGTTCTAGaatttgttaaggatttttgtgtctatgctTATAAGAGATACAAGTCTATAGTTTTCTCGTGATGTGTTAGTGTGATTTTGGTATGAGAGTAACAttggccttatagaatgaattGGGAAGCActaccttctcctcctccttcttattcctcttcatctttttcttcttgcttttcatcttcttttttcctcctcctccttcttctcctcctccccctcacgctcctcctcctcccctcttcttcctcctcccccccccctccccctcctccccctcctcctcctgttcctcctccccctcctcctcctgttcctcctccccctccttctccccctcctcctcctcctccttcttcttcttcttctttcagaAAGTTTGAAAGGattggcattaattctttaaacttttgatagaattcaccagtaaagccaTCCGTTCCCAGGcttttattttgggaaatttataaattactgattAAATCTCTTTACCTGCATAGGTCTATGagaatcttctatttttaaagtcagtTCTGATCATTTACATCTTTCTAGAAATGTGCCTATGTCTTCTAGattaatttgttggcatacagttgTTTATAGTATCTCcttatattcctttttattttgtaaggTCCATATCAATGCCCTCTCTTTCACTTTGGATTTTAGTATGTTAAGCCTTTTCCTTTTCtggtcagtctagctaaaggtttgtcaattttgttgatcttttaaaataatcaacttttggttttgtttattttctcaattttttctatttcctattttatttatttccactaaatctttatttctcctttctgcttGCTTTCAGTTTAGTTTGCTTTTCTACCTTTCTAAAAGTGAAAGATTAGGTtattaacttgagatctttcttctgttttaatataggcatttagaGATACAAATTTCCCATTAAGCACtggtatcccataagttttggtgtGTTACATTGCTACATTAACTCCAGGAGTGTTTATgtggattttttgtgtgtttgtttttgtttttatgttgacGATTAGGTTAGctgcaaacaaacagaaacagttttacttcttccttttcaatctcttttcttgccttattacaCTAGCTAGAATTTTCAGTACTGTTTTGAATAAAGGTCAATGAGAGCAAACATCTTTGTCTTCGTACTGATTTAGGGGGAGAGTATTTAGTCTTTCATCACAATGTGTGAGTTTGCTGGAAATTTTTGTAGATGGTCTTTATCAGAGTGAGGAAGTTTCTTTCCATACCCAGTTTACAgagtttttgtgtatgtgtttatcaTGAATGAGAGAATGGACAGTCCAAGCCACAAGCATTTGAAATAGCCTTATGCAAATATATTTGAATGGCAAATTAGCAGCTCTTTTTTTCAAAGGGACTCAAGGACAAGATGTGGACTGGACCATAGAAGATCTCTTCCAGTCTGATATTCTGTTTGTTTCTGAGGCCAGAGTTAGGTGCCGAGAGTTCATGGGGATGCAAAAGCTTTCATCTGACCTAAACAtagttagaaaacattttgaagaagAGACCTATATGAAGCATTTATGAATGAGTGAGGAGACAGCTGGGAAGTGGGAGGAGAGAGCATTCCATGTGGAATAGCCTATGCAAAGACCTAAACAGTCAGGACTGGCTGGAGTAGAACGATCATGTTGGGAGGTGGGAAAATTAGGTGGGTCTGCTGTGGATTTCTACGGCTCTGAGAGCTCTAAGAAGGAAGCCCCATTAGTTCTAGCAAATGATTCTCATATGCCCCCGCTAATGACCCTACGGCAATTTTCTTAACAAGCCCTCAAGAAACACAATTAGCATGCCTTGCTGACAATTCTGTCTTCAGAAAATCAAGACTCTTTATACCCTAGGGCTTGTCTCCTTAGAGGCTGTGGTGTTCAGGTGGGAAACTCTGGCACTGGAGACTCTTCCCTTCTCAAAATTATACATCACTCTTATAACTTGTATTCCTCTAATGCTTGGGGAATGCTAAGAATTCTCTAGGCTGGCAATTTTCCTGAATTTATCTTCTGAAGAAAGTTGTTAATGAACAAAGTATACTCTTAagatttattcatcttttagGTTTTCTTCAAATTCAGACAATTCTGGGTTTTCAGATAAAACTTCTTTCAAAGCAGTTAAAAACAActggaatgtttaaaaaatagaatcctATCAGAAAAACACGTAAAGACTAACTAATTTAAAAGGTTCATCCTGTGTCACCTTTTGCaaaacaatttaatatttatCTGAAACTGGAGCTAAAGAAATTTGATTTGCTTTAATAGCAGTAGAAATAGTTTAGTTCCTGGTTAATGTGGCATCTGATGTGATTGTGTCTcactaatgtgtgtgtgtgtgtgtgtgtgtgtgttgtgtgttgaaGACATGACTCTCTGGATATGCAGTCAGTTGTCATCATGAGTATCCACCCCATACTTACTGACCTCACAATAAGCCTGATCTTAACATGTGAAGTTGACAAATACAAGCTACTATCAATAACGAACATTTTCTAAGATAATAGTTTGAAGGTAATGAGTCTCTGATGATAACAtacaattatttaacttttaagtccTGTTACCTTTtgagcttaaaaataattttattatatctcctgtaagaattaaagaaaggaaaagaaacacgaAACAGGGCTGTCAGTTAAAGACAGGTTTTCTTTAGGTAAAACCTGAGAGGCGCTCCTGGCCGATTTCGGTCAAGAGCActttctcttacagactaagagtataCATTGGTTTTAGGGTGAGGGGGCTTATCAGAAACTTGGAATGTTTATGTGTGTGGAGAACTTTATGGTGGGGTTGGAATCtccctgggaggaggggaggttatcttggggcaGATATCTTTCCAGCTCAGAGAGGAGTTATCTCGGCTAGCATGTCTCTGGTCGGGGAGCAGTTTGGAATGTTCCTGGTTGgagatgttatttgtggtttatggtcatgctgaccttagccattaggctgatgccctttggatttaggtgGTTATTATTAAGGCGAACTTTAGAAtaagtgatttgtccaagatAGCGATGCTTCTGCTCTGTCACCTCCAAAGTCAGATATggtcattatctccattttacatatgggaGAACTGAGCTCCAAAGAGATAAGGTGTTTTTTCTAAGATCTTCACAAATTAAGTCAAGGCTAAAGTTCAGGGCACTTTCCACTGTCCTCATGATTTCTGGTAGCAGAGGAAGTTTAAGGCTAAGTCATTTGTGGAAACCAAGACACTCTCCTTGTAAATAAAAGTCTGAGTTACTGGAAACCACAGTTGGGGTAGATATAATGGAAATAGGAGAGGAACTCATGAAAGTGAAATAGATCTGCAAGAAGAGTTTGGGAGATTGCAGACCAAGAATGGGAGTAGagctagggaaaaaaaatcactcaacaaacatttattgtgaaGTTAATATTCCATTCTACAGTACTGTTTGTTTAGGCTACAGAATGCTGGTGAGGGTGATCTAAAGCACCCATCAGAGCAACTTTCTTAAAAAGTTCCCAAGAAACACATCTGGATGCCAAGGCTCTGGCCCAGTAGTTGTGACTTAGAATAATAGTCCTAAATCTTTTCAACTTTCCTCAATTTTCAAAATTCCATCCATTATGTCAGTTAAGTTTCAGAAATCTCAGTTGGCTACTTGGGATGTGGCACAATATAATAGATAAGAGCCTGGACCTTGGAACTATGCTACCTGGGTTCAACTCTCGGCCATGTAACTTTCTAGCTGGTGCACATTTGGAAATTTATTCAATCTTCTTGTGcctctatttctttatctgtataaaggagataatagtatctacctctaGAGGTTTAGGTTTTTggggttctttttgttttgttttgttttgtttttttttgagacaagttctcactctgtcacccaggttggagtgcactggcatgatctcggctcactgcaacctctgcctcccaggctcaaaagatcctcccacctcagcctcctgagtagctgggactacaggcatgtgccaccatgcccagttaatttttgaaaatattttttgtacagacagggtctcactatgttgctcaggctggtcttgaactcctgggctcaggtgatctacctgtcttgTCCTCCTGTGAAAAAGGCACTTTGTCTTGACAATGGACCactgtatacattatttccttcaattccctcctctttttctttttactccctTTGGTCccatttccacatttatttttgtgtccttTGGTCCTGAAATCATTTCAAGAGCTGTTGACTCTCTTCATTAGAAGAGAGTAGATCTGGTTTAGTTTCTAATAATAGTTGATATGGGCATTTGTCTGTTAATGACTGTTTCGATTAATTTTTGGGTTAACCCTCTAACACAGGGGATGCCCTACAGCTGTTAGGACTCTAGCCACTATTATAAAGAATGTTAGAATGGAGGATACCATTCCTTTCCATTTCCCGAACCAACTTTCTAGCCAATCAGTAAATGGGTCATTAATTCTGGCATTTTCTGCCAATTCATTGACTAAAGTTGTTAACCCTTGTAATGCCTTTTTGATGGTTTTATCTGGGGCAGTATTGTTAGGAATGAAAATGCAACACTTTTCCACCCAGCATGATGCATACATCCCCTTTTTCTGCTAAGATCATATCTAGTGCAAGTCTGTTCTCCCAGGCCACTTGGCTGGTGACATCTAACTGGCTAGCCACTCCTTTGAGAGCATCTCAAGTATAGTTGATGAATCTTTGTTGATTCTAATAGAGGTAATTAAtccaattcatatttttattagtagTTGACCACCAGAAGAGTGCTGATTTAAACCCAGCAGTTATTTGGCTTTGGGCCTTATATTTATTAGGTACTCCTTTAGGGACTCCTATTGAGTCAATATAAATGTTGGGTTCAAAAAAATTTGTTAGATCTCTCCGACTTCGGTGGCCACGTGGATTCTTGAGGATCTTATGGAATGCCAGGTTGAATGGAATGACCAATTGAACTAAGGCACAAGTCCTGCTCTAATTGGATGGTAATAGGTCATGGAGATTCCTCTTTCGACAATACCACCAGAAATCAGCCCAGGGTATATGAATAACAG
Protein-coding regions in this window:
- the LOC103884190 gene encoding olfactory receptor 2G3-like, producing the protein MEDFWDNHSFVSEFILLGFSRDSRINAILFNIFLFLYLSTLVGNGLIVILIHLDSHLHTPMYFLLSALSMLDMSYVTTTVPQMLVHLVCQKKIISYVGCVSQMYIFLVLGITEGWLFSVMAYDRYVAICYPLRYKVIMSPWLCGAMIVFCGLWGVSCSLVYTVFTMCLPYCGPNEINHFFCEVPAVLKLTCADTSLNDQVDFILGFILLLIPLSFILSSYVCIFATILKIHSAQGRLKAFFTCASHITVVTMFCGPAMFMYMNPGASASPERDKILALFYNVISAFLNPIIYSLRNKDVKKAFLKVTGWGRVPE